In a single window of the Labrus mixtus chromosome 20, fLabMix1.1, whole genome shotgun sequence genome:
- the si:ch211-139g16.8 gene encoding uncharacterized protein si:ch211-139g16.8 isoform X2, which translates to MLQTYTTASCTEKISFTSFQATNMVRLFWCSVLLFSLPVTESMEKDEGCSSKPVEEVWQNTGQSVVLWCNIKPHCLTGGQSYEWFSFREHSHGRLIPQPPKYSLEGESLHIKFLHTNDSGIYYCAAGVQGKPYVALGTTLVVREKYMVRNILLWFSFVLLAFYSLALVTLIIKKYGCRMGVSRRITKTQKNNSTKKRQFRDVLQEINSRNNLKRNKRAADHNGSPDDIYQNI; encoded by the exons ATGTTGCAAACCTATACCACAGCCTCATGCACTGAAAAAATATCATTTACAAGCTTTCAAGCTACAAACATGGTCCGCCTGTTCTGGTGTTCTGTCCTTCTCTTCAGCCTTCCAGTAACAG AGAGCATGGAGAAGGATGAAGGCTGCTCATCGAAGCCAGTCGAGGAGGTCTGGCAAAACACAGGACAAAGCGTTGTTCTTTGGTGTAACATAAAACCACACTGTCTCACCGGAGGCCAGAGCTACGAGTGGTTCTCTTTCAGAGAACACTCACATGGTCGTCTAATCCCGCAGCCTCCGAAGTACAGCCTGGAAGGAGAGTCTTTACACATCAAGTTCCTTCATACTAATGACAGCGGGATCTACTACTGTGCTGCAGGGGTGCAGGGCAAACCGTATGTGGCGCTGGGTACAACCCTGGTGGTGAGAG aaaaatatatGGTGAGGAATATTCTCCTGTGGTTTTCATTTGTCCTCCTGGCCTTCTACAGCTTGGCACTAGTGACACTTATAATCAAGAAG TACGGCTGCAGAATGGGCGTCAGCCGAAGGATCACCAAAACTCAGAAG AACAACTCaactaaaaaaagacaattccgTGACGTACTGCAAGAAATAAACAGCAGGAACAACTTGAAGAGGAACAAACGAGCC GCGGATCACAACGGCTCACCTGATGACATCTATCAAAATATCTGA
- the si:ch211-139g16.8 gene encoding uncharacterized protein si:ch211-139g16.8 isoform X1, whose amino-acid sequence MLQTYTTASCTEKISFTSFQATNMVRLFWCSVLLFSLPVTESMEKDEGCSSKPVEEVWQNTGQSVVLWCNIKPHCLTGGQSYEWFSFREHSHGRLIPQPPKYSLEGESLHIKFLHTNDSGIYYCAAGVQGKPYVALGTTLVVRGTKKYMVRNILLWFSFVLLAFYSLALVTLIIKKYGCRMGVSRRITKTQKNNSTKKRQFRDVLQEINSRNNLKRNKRAADHNGSPDDIYQNI is encoded by the exons ATGTTGCAAACCTATACCACAGCCTCATGCACTGAAAAAATATCATTTACAAGCTTTCAAGCTACAAACATGGTCCGCCTGTTCTGGTGTTCTGTCCTTCTCTTCAGCCTTCCAGTAACAG AGAGCATGGAGAAGGATGAAGGCTGCTCATCGAAGCCAGTCGAGGAGGTCTGGCAAAACACAGGACAAAGCGTTGTTCTTTGGTGTAACATAAAACCACACTGTCTCACCGGAGGCCAGAGCTACGAGTGGTTCTCTTTCAGAGAACACTCACATGGTCGTCTAATCCCGCAGCCTCCGAAGTACAGCCTGGAAGGAGAGTCTTTACACATCAAGTTCCTTCATACTAATGACAGCGGGATCTACTACTGTGCTGCAGGGGTGCAGGGCAAACCGTATGTGGCGCTGGGTACAACCCTGGTGGTGAGAGGTACGA aaaaatatatGGTGAGGAATATTCTCCTGTGGTTTTCATTTGTCCTCCTGGCCTTCTACAGCTTGGCACTAGTGACACTTATAATCAAGAAG TACGGCTGCAGAATGGGCGTCAGCCGAAGGATCACCAAAACTCAGAAG AACAACTCaactaaaaaaagacaattccgTGACGTACTGCAAGAAATAAACAGCAGGAACAACTTGAAGAGGAACAAACGAGCC GCGGATCACAACGGCTCACCTGATGACATCTATCAAAATATCTGA
- the LOC132954156 gene encoding lipid droplet assembly factor 1-A-like, with protein sequence MSEEMERKSSSGFSSGSELQQLWGSWSTQFNQLYEDPRVMKVMNTRLGLYLSSHPMLALTALLFSSLAALPVGLFLTFAAVTVVMSAVGFVFIEVFLLCVAGLTLVSVLIGIALFSAVASFVTYVLYFTSSNILNRYYPHLRKGDMQEEQSERETLGQKEM encoded by the exons ATGTCTGAGGAGATGGAGCGCAAAAGCAGCAGCGGCTTCAGCAGTGGGTCTGAGCTTCAGCAGCTGTGGGGAAGTTGGTCCACCCAGTTCAACCAGCTTTACGAAGACCCCAGG gtgatgaaggtgatgaacACCAGGCTGGGGCTGTACCTCAGCAGTCACCCTATGTTGGCTCTGACAGCGCTGCTCTTCAGCTCCCTGGCTGCACTACCTGTTGGACTATTCCTCACTTTTGCTGCTGTGACCGTTGTGATGTCAGCTGtaggttttgttttcattgaag tgttccTGCTGTGTGTAGCCGGGTTGACTCTAGTGAGCGTGCTCATCGGCATCGCCCTCTTCTCTGCTGTGGCTTCATTCGTCACCTATGTGCTTTATTTCACCTCCTCCAACATCCTCAACCGCTACTACCCCCATCTCAGGAAG GGTGACAtgcaggaggagcagagtgaaAGGGAGACCTTAGGACAGAAGGAGATGTAG
- the LOC132953864 gene encoding ER lumen protein-retaining receptor 2-like has translation MNVFRLTGDLSHLAAIIILLLKIWKSRSCAGISGKSQILFAIVFTTRYLDLLSSFISLYNTCMKVIYIGCAYATVYLIYVKFRATYDGNHDSFRVEFLVVPVGGLAVLINHDFSFLEILWTFSIYLESVAILPQLFMISKTGEAETITTHYLFCLGMYRTLYLFNWIWRFYFEGFFDMIAIVAGVVQTVLYCDFFYLYVTKVLKGKKLSLPA, from the exons ATGAACGTGTTCAGACTGACAGGAGACCTCTCTCATCTGGCTGCTATCATCATCCTGCTGCTCAAAATATGGAAGAGCAGGTCATGTGCAG GTATCTCTGGAAAGAGCCAGATCCTGTTTGCCATAGTGTTCACCACACGCTACTTGGATCTGCTGAGCTCCTTCATCTCCCTCTATAACACATGCATGAAG GTGATCTACATCGGCTGTGCGTACGCCACAGTCTACCTGATCTATGTCAAGTTCAGGGCCACCTATGACGGCAACCATGACAGCTTCAGGGTGGAGTTCCTGGTGGTTCCTGTCGGGGGTCTTGCTGTTCTGATCAACCACGACTTTTCTTTCCTGGAG ATCCTGTGGACGTTCTCCATCTACCTGGAGTCGGTTGCGATCCTCCCTCAGCTTTTCATGATCAGTAAGACCGGCGAGGCAGAGACGATCACCACCCACTACCTGTTCTGCCTGGGCATGTACCGGACCCTCTATCTCTTCAACTGGATCTGGCGTTTCTACTTTGAGGGCTTCTTTGACATGATCGCCATTGTGGCCGGTGTGGTCCAGACAGTCCTCTACTGTGACTTCTTCTACCTTTATGTCACCAAAG TGCTGAAAGGCAAGAAGCTGAGCCTGCCAGCGTAA